The Lachnospiraceae bacterium KM106-2 nucleotide sequence GTTCTTCTTGTAAAACCATCTGGATTATTAGGTATTAGCCGGATTGAGAAAGTGTAGGTGGAGAAGATGAGGACATTATTTAAAAGGATAGGGGAAATCGCAATTATCTATGGAGTTATTTTACTTTTACTCAAGGGGGGGATCCTTAACCGTCAATATTCTTCACTGATCGTACCGATTGGTATTAATATTCTTCTGGCAGTATCACTAAATGTGACGACTGGATTTTTAGGTGAGCTGACTCTTGGACATGCGGGATTTATGTCAGTGGGAGCCTATGCAGGAGCCTTAGTAACTATGAATTTAGAACTTCCTATGTATTTTGAATTCATACTGGCCTTGCTGATAGGTGGAACGATAGCCGCTATTTTTGGATTTCTTATTGGAGTACCGGTGCTCCGGCTGCATGGAGATTATTTAGCAATTGTAACACTTGCATTTGGGGAGATCATTAAATCGATCATTAATGTGCTGCCATTTACAAATGGCGCAAAGGGATTAAGCGGAATTGAACTGGATTCTAATAAGAATCATATTACATTGGTGTTTATCATAGTTGTATTAAGTGTCATTTGTATGATCAATTTTATCAAGACGAGGCAGGGAAGAGCTATTTGTGCTATCCGCGATAATTATATTGCAGCTGAGTCCTGCGGAATCAAAGTGAGCCGTTATAAAGTAATGGCATTTGTTATGGCAGCCTTCTTTGCTGGTGTAGCCGGTGTAATTTATGCTCATAACTTTGGAATCTTAAAGCCCACTA carries:
- a CDS encoding branched-chain amino acid transport system permease protein LivM; translated protein: MRTLFKRIGEIAIIYGVILLLLKGGILNRQYSSLIVPIGINILLAVSLNVTTGFLGELTLGHAGFMSVGAYAGALVTMNLELPMYFEFILALLIGGTIAAIFGFLIGVPVLRLHGDYLAIVTLAFGEIIKSIINVLPFTNGAKGLSGIELDSNKNHITLVFIIVVLSVICMINFIKTRQGRAICAIRDNYIAAESCGIKVSRYKVMAFVMAAFFAGVAGVIYAHNFGILKPTNFDYNKSIEILVIVVLGGMGSMKGSMIAAVILTILPEMLRVFSDYRMLLYAIVLIGLMLFNHSSFYQKLKDRKNDRETLRKEEI